A stretch of DNA from Mesorhizobium onobrychidis:
TATATGTGCCCGAACTGCGGCGCGAATTTTCTCTCGCGCGGCTATCTCGACTTCATGGGCGGGAATTTCTGGGCGGTGAACGTCGCCTGCCTCGACGACGTCACCGAAGAGGAACTCGGCGCAGCACCGATCGTCTACGAGGACGGCAAGCGCGACAGGCAGGATCAGGCGCCTGATATCACCGGATATCTATAGGCGCTGCTTGGACGCGGCTCTTTCCTTCTCCCCTTCGTGGGAGAAGGTGGCCGAGCCCACGGGTCTTGCCTCCGGCAAGCCCGAGGACAGGCTCCGCTCGGTCGGATGAGGGGTGTTCCAGCTTGGCACCGACCGCACTCCGTCCAACACCCCTCTTCCGTCTCGGCGCTGCGCGCCAATCCACCTTCTCCCACAAGGGGAGAAGGAAAGAAGAGGCGTTCAGTGATTGTCCCGCGGCACGCCCCTGGTGTGCGCCACATCCTGGTATTTCACCGCCGGTTTCAGCACCATTCCTTCGGAAAACTGGTCAACCATGCCGCGCTGGATCTCCTGCCATGGCGTCTGGTGCTTGGGGTAGTGATAGCCGCCACTGTTCTGCAGCTCGGCGCGCCGGCGCGTGATCTCGTCGTCGGTGACGAGAATGTCGGCGGTGCCCTTGCGCAGGTCGATGCGGACGCGGTCACCGGTCTTCAACAGCGCCAGCCCGCCGCCTATGGCGGCTTCGGGCGAGGCGTTGAGGATCGACGGCGAGCCCGACGTGCCCGACTGGCGGCCGTCGCCGATGCAGGCCAGCGCATGAATGCCCTTCTTGATGAGATGGGCCGGCGGCTGCATGTTGACGACTTCGGCGCCGCCCGGATAACCGATCGGACCGGCGCCGCGCATGAACAGGATCGTGTGCTCGTCGATGCCTTGCGCCGGATCGTCGATGCGGGCATGGTAGTCTTCAGGCCCGTCGAAGACCATGGCGTTGCCTTCGAAGGCCTCGGGGTCGTTCGGGTTCGACAGATAGCGTTCGCGGAATTCGGGCGAGATGCCGCTGGTCTTCATGATCGCTGAATCGAACAGATTACCCCTAAGATTGATGAAGCCGGCATTGGCTTTCAGCGGCTCGGCGACGGTGCGGATGACGTCGAGATTCTCGTTGACGGCCCCACTGCAATTGTCGCCCATCGTCTTGCCGTTGACGGTCATGGCGTCGGGATGGGGCAACAGCCCGGCCCTCATCAGTTCGGCCACCACCGCCGGCACGCCACCGGCATGATGATAATCCTCGCCGAGATATTCGCCAGACGGCTGTAGGTTGACGATAAGCGGTATCTTGAGGCCGACCTTCTGCCAGTCGTCATTGTCGAGCGGCACGCCGAGATGGCGGGCGATGGCATTGAGATGGATCGGCGCGTTGGTCGAGCCGCCGATGGCCGAATTGACGACGATGGCGTTCTCGAAGGCCTGGCGGGTCATGATGTCGGAGGGCTTCAGATCCTCATGAACCATGTCGACGATGCGTTTTCCCGTCTCATAGGCGATCTGGCCACGCTCGCGATAGGGAGCGGGGATCGCGGCCGAGCCCGGCAGCTGCATGCCGAGCGCCTCGGCCAAGGAATTCATGGTGGTGGCGGTGCCCATGGTGTTGCAATAGCCGGTGGACGGCGCCGAGGAGGCGACGATGTCCATGAACTCGTCATAGCCGATTTCGCCCGCCGACAGGCGCTGGCGCGATTCCCAGACGATGGTGCCGGAGCCGGTGCGCTTGCCCTTGTGCCAGCCGTTGAGCATCGGGCCGACCGACAGCGCGATAGCCGGAATGTTGACGGTGGCGGCGGCCATCAGCAGGGCCGGCGTCGTCTTGTCGCAGCCGATGGTGAGCACGACGCCGTCGAGCGGGTAGCCATAGAGCACCTCGACCAGGCCGAGATAGGCAAGGTTGCGGTCGAGCGCCGCGGTAGGACGTTTGCCCGTCTCCTGGATCGGATGGCACGGGAACTCGAAAGGGATGCCGCCCATCGAGACGATGCCCTCGCGCACGCGCTTGGCCAGTTCGAGATGATGGCGGTTGCAGGGCGACAGATCCGAGCCGGTCTGGGCGATGCCGATCAGCGGCTTGCCCGACATCAGTTCGGCACGCGTCAGCCCGTAATTCAGGTAGCGCTCAAGGTAAAGCGCCGTCATTCCCGGATTGTCCGGATTGTCGAACCACTCCTGCGAGCGAAATTTCTTTTTTTGCGTGGGGGCGCCGGCCATCATGGTCTCCGTATTTGTATGACAAATCGATATGACAACGCGCGAGAGCAGGCAAGAGGCACGCGCCATCCGATTCCGGACTTTGGTGCGATAGACATGCGTCTACCCCCACGCTAGACCGGATCGGGGTGTGTCAGTTTGTATCCGGGAGATTTTGATGGCTTTGGTGATCGAAGGCGAGGAACGCATCGCCGCATCCCTGCAAAAGGTCTGGGAAGCGCTGAACGACCCGGACGTTCTAAGGCAGACCATTCCCGGCTGCCAGAGCCTCGAAAAGAAGTCGGACACCGAGATGGCAGCGACCGTGGTGGTCAAGATCGGCCCGATCAAGGCGACGTTCAACGGCGAGGTTATGCTCAAGAATCTCAACCCGCCGCATTCCTACACCATCCAGGGCGAGGGCAAGGGTGGCATCGCCGGCTTTGCGAAAGGCGGCGCCGATGTGACGCTAACCGCCGACGGGCCGGAGGCGACGATCCTCAGATATGCGGCCAAGGCCGATGTCGGCGGCAAGATCGCCCAGCTCGGCAGCCGGCTGATCGAATCGACGTCGAAGAAACTGGCCGGGCAGTTTTTTTCGAGTTTTGGCGAGAAGGTGGGCGGCTCCCCTCCCCCTTGAGGGGAGGGGATCACTCGAACACGATGCTCGGCACGGCGGCTGCGGCCGCGCCGCGTTCTTCATTGACCCTGCCCCAGACGTTCGAGGCGATGTCGCGGTAGATCTTCGCCTCGGCGCTATCGGGCTTCGAGACCACCACCGGCGTGCCGGCATCGGAGCTTTCGCGTATGCCCATTTCGAGCGGCACTTCGCCGAGGAAGGTGACGCCGAGACGCTCGGCCTCGCGGCGCGCGCCGCCATGGCCGAAGATGTCGTAGCGCTTGCCGGTGTCGGGGGCGAGGAAATAGCTCATATTCTCGACGATGCCCAACACCGGCACGTCGACCTTCCTGAACATGTTGAGGCCTTTTCGGGCATCGATCAGGGCCAGATCTTGCGGCGTCGAGACGATGACGGCGCCGGCCAGCGGCACCTGCTGGGCCATGGTCAGCTGCGCGTCGCCAGTGCCAGGCGGCATATCGACGACGAGCACATCGAGCGGCCCCCACTCGACCTCGCGCAGCATTTGCGTCAATGCCGACATCACCATCGGCCCGCGCCAGATCATCGGCGTCTCCTCATCGACGAGGAAGCCGATCGACATGACCTTCAGGCCGTAATTCTCCATCGGCTTCAGCACTTTGCCATCGACGGTCTGCGGCCGGCCATGGATGTTGAGCAGCCGCGGCATCGACGGGCCGTAGATGTCGGCGTCGAGCACACCTACCCTCAAGCCGTTGGCGGCGAGGCCTAGCGCGATGTTGACGGCGGTGGTCGACTTGCCGACGCCGCCCTTGCCCGAAGCGACAGCGATGATCGCCTCGATGCCGGGCACGCCGCGCTTGCCCTGGCTGTGCGAGGCTGGCGCATGCGGGGCCGGACGTGGCGCAGCAGCGGGTGCGGCCGGCGGCGCGGGCCTGGGGGCGGGCCTTTGCGGAACCGGGGCCTCCATGCCGCCGCCTTTCCTTTCCGCCGTCAGCGCAACCACGGCGCCGGCGACACCGGGGATCGCCTTGACGACCCGCTCGGCGGCGGCACGCAATGGCTCCATCTCTTGAGCCCGGGCGGCAGGGACGGTAATCGAGAAGAAGACCTTGCCATCGGCAATGAAAATCTCGGAAACCATGCCGAGGTCGACGATGTTGCCGGTGAAATCCGGTCCATTGACCGTCTTCAGGCGCTCAATGACGATTTCCTTGGTGACGTTTTCCTGGACGGCGGGCATCAGCTTTTTCCTCTTTTTCCTCTGCTTTTGCGCATGAGATAATGCAGTTCCCGGGCAGAACCAAGCGGCGGAACGACACGTGCTGCGGCATGCGCCCAGAAACCTGCGTTGGCTTGTAGGGTTTTGCGGGGGGCAAACGTTCTTCAAGGAGACACGCCGATCGGCAAGCTGCGGTCGCCAGAAGACGAAGCGGCCCTATCTTATTGCACAGCTCTCGGACGTGATCACCGGTAAGGAAAGGAGATCG
This window harbors:
- a CDS encoding Mrp/NBP35 family ATP-binding protein, yielding MPAVQENVTKEIVIERLKTVNGPDFTGNIVDLGMVSEIFIADGKVFFSITVPAARAQEMEPLRAAAERVVKAIPGVAGAVVALTAERKGGGMEAPVPQRPAPRPAPPAAPAAAPRPAPHAPASHSQGKRGVPGIEAIIAVASGKGGVGKSTTAVNIALGLAANGLRVGVLDADIYGPSMPRLLNIHGRPQTVDGKVLKPMENYGLKVMSIGFLVDEETPMIWRGPMVMSALTQMLREVEWGPLDVLVVDMPPGTGDAQLTMAQQVPLAGAVIVSTPQDLALIDARKGLNMFRKVDVPVLGIVENMSYFLAPDTGKRYDIFGHGGARREAERLGVTFLGEVPLEMGIRESSDAGTPVVVSKPDSAEAKIYRDIASNVWGRVNEERGAAAAAVPSIVFE
- a CDS encoding SRPBCC family protein, translated to MALVIEGEERIAASLQKVWEALNDPDVLRQTIPGCQSLEKKSDTEMAATVVVKIGPIKATFNGEVMLKNLNPPHSYTIQGEGKGGIAGFAKGGADVTLTADGPEATILRYAAKADVGGKIAQLGSRLIESTSKKLAGQFFSSFGEKVGGSPPP
- a CDS encoding IlvD/Edd family dehydratase: MAGAPTQKKKFRSQEWFDNPDNPGMTALYLERYLNYGLTRAELMSGKPLIGIAQTGSDLSPCNRHHLELAKRVREGIVSMGGIPFEFPCHPIQETGKRPTAALDRNLAYLGLVEVLYGYPLDGVVLTIGCDKTTPALLMAAATVNIPAIALSVGPMLNGWHKGKRTGSGTIVWESRQRLSAGEIGYDEFMDIVASSAPSTGYCNTMGTATTMNSLAEALGMQLPGSAAIPAPYRERGQIAYETGKRIVDMVHEDLKPSDIMTRQAFENAIVVNSAIGGSTNAPIHLNAIARHLGVPLDNDDWQKVGLKIPLIVNLQPSGEYLGEDYHHAGGVPAVVAELMRAGLLPHPDAMTVNGKTMGDNCSGAVNENLDVIRTVAEPLKANAGFINLRGNLFDSAIMKTSGISPEFRERYLSNPNDPEAFEGNAMVFDGPEDYHARIDDPAQGIDEHTILFMRGAGPIGYPGGAEVVNMQPPAHLIKKGIHALACIGDGRQSGTSGSPSILNASPEAAIGGGLALLKTGDRVRIDLRKGTADILVTDDEITRRRAELQNSGGYHYPKHQTPWQEIQRGMVDQFSEGMVLKPAVKYQDVAHTRGVPRDNH